One Burkholderia sp. 9120 DNA window includes the following coding sequences:
- a CDS encoding CoA transferase — MTPELALKQIWTLAGCDPTALHAVTLSGEDPGLPSVFRVGSLASATIAATGLAAAEYHRLRTGHRQHVAVQMRRALASFRSERYLRIDDGPPPALRDPVMGFYETRDGRWIQLHTNFPHHLQGVLTVLGCENSPAAVAAAIREWDGATLDQTLADAGLCAALIRTPEEWATLDQAQAIAGLPLFEIERIGDAPVEPPRIGDANRALAGVRVLDLSRIIAGPVAGRALAQHGADVLMINGPHLPNIAPLVIDNGRGKRSALVDLREAAGRETLRGLAGGADVFLQAYRPGALAARGFGPEELARIRPGIVYVSVSAYGHEGPWSQRRGFDSLVQSASGIASTERQAAGWTEPKHLPCQALDHATGYLAAFGAMVALARRATEGGSWHVRLSLAQTGRWLQSFGQIADGWKAPEVSIDDVRDCLGTVASDFGRVLGVLPAEELDETPAFFALPPARPGAHEARW; from the coding sequence ATGACGCCTGAACTCGCTCTCAAACAGATCTGGACGCTCGCGGGCTGCGACCCGACTGCGCTGCACGCCGTCACGCTGAGCGGTGAGGATCCAGGCTTGCCGTCGGTCTTCCGGGTTGGCAGCCTGGCGTCGGCGACCATCGCCGCGACCGGTCTCGCGGCAGCCGAATATCACCGCTTGCGCACGGGTCACCGGCAGCATGTCGCGGTGCAGATGCGGCGTGCGCTCGCGTCGTTTCGCAGCGAACGGTATTTGCGTATCGACGATGGCCCGCCGCCCGCACTGCGCGATCCGGTAATGGGTTTCTACGAGACGCGCGACGGCCGCTGGATTCAACTGCACACGAATTTCCCGCATCACCTGCAAGGGGTGTTGACCGTGCTCGGCTGCGAGAACAGCCCTGCCGCGGTAGCTGCCGCGATTCGCGAGTGGGACGGTGCAACGCTCGACCAGACGCTCGCCGATGCGGGCCTCTGCGCGGCGCTGATTCGCACGCCCGAGGAGTGGGCCACGCTCGACCAGGCGCAGGCCATCGCGGGTTTGCCGCTGTTCGAGATCGAGCGCATTGGCGACGCGCCGGTCGAACCGCCGCGTATAGGCGACGCGAATCGGGCATTAGCGGGGGTGCGGGTGCTGGATCTGTCGCGCATCATCGCGGGGCCGGTGGCGGGGCGCGCGCTTGCGCAACACGGTGCGGACGTGCTGATGATCAACGGCCCGCATCTGCCGAACATTGCGCCGCTGGTGATCGACAATGGACGCGGCAAGCGCTCGGCGCTGGTCGATCTGCGCGAGGCGGCCGGACGTGAAACCTTGCGCGGCCTTGCCGGCGGTGCCGACGTGTTTTTGCAGGCCTATCGCCCCGGCGCGCTGGCGGCGCGTGGCTTCGGTCCCGAAGAACTGGCGCGGATCCGGCCGGGCATCGTGTATGTGTCGGTGTCCGCGTATGGACACGAGGGACCGTGGTCGCAACGGCGTGGCTTCGATAGCCTGGTGCAGTCGGCGAGCGGCATTGCGTCGACCGAGCGGCAGGCGGCGGGCTGGACCGAGCCGAAACATCTACCGTGTCAGGCGCTGGATCACGCGACCGGTTACCTCGCCGCGTTCGGTGCGATGGTCGCGTTGGCGCGGCGCGCGACTGAAGGTGGAAGTTGGCACGTGCGGCTTTCGCTGGCGCAAACGGGACGCTGGTTGCAGTCGTTCGGGCAGATTGCCGATGGCTGGAAAGCACCCGAGGTGTCGATCGATGACGTGCGCGATTGTCTGGGAACGGTGGCCTCCGACTTCGGCCGCGTGCTGGGCGTGTTGCCCGCCGAAGAGCTGGACGAAACGCCGGCGTTTTTCGCATTGCCGCCGGCCCGGCCAGGCGCGCACGAGGCCAGGTGGTAG
- a CDS encoding citrate synthase family protein, whose product MPASNFLTAPEAAAALGISLPTLYAYVSRGMLQSMPDAQSKHRLYDAAEVRRLAKRKEDGKRAGKVAQKVLDWGVPVLESSITLVADGRLLYRGRDAMELAGSASLEDVAALLWECSERRIAQAPAVPFAAAQWSAWLKLWGDSTPLDRALVLLPAAAAQMPRVWALGRDAQLDTACAVMRLLAAAMISASPSNEPLHRQLATAWQVRNRQQAGLLRAALVACADHELNASTFTVRCITSTGTHLFGAVAGGLAALSGPRHGGETVRIAALLEEASRAPDLDRYLANRFARLEHGAHGPTLSGFGHPLYPDGDPRARVLLSMLADCAPARSPLGDVLALARTVHDTTGAQPNVDYALVAIERVLGLPAGAAFTLFAVGRVIGWIAHAMEQARDGRLIRPRARYVGDY is encoded by the coding sequence ATGCCCGCCTCGAATTTTCTGACCGCACCGGAAGCCGCCGCCGCGCTCGGTATCAGCCTGCCCACGCTGTACGCGTACGTGAGCCGCGGCATGCTTCAGTCGATGCCGGATGCGCAAAGCAAGCACCGCCTCTACGACGCCGCGGAAGTGCGGCGCCTCGCCAAGCGCAAGGAAGACGGCAAGCGCGCCGGCAAGGTCGCGCAGAAGGTGCTGGACTGGGGCGTGCCGGTGCTCGAATCGTCGATCACGCTGGTGGCCGACGGCCGCCTGCTGTATCGCGGGCGCGATGCGATGGAGCTGGCGGGTAGCGCGTCGCTCGAGGACGTGGCCGCGTTGCTATGGGAATGCAGCGAGCGACGCATCGCCCAAGCGCCGGCGGTGCCGTTCGCCGCCGCGCAGTGGAGCGCATGGCTGAAGCTGTGGGGCGACAGCACGCCGCTCGACCGCGCGCTCGTGCTGCTGCCGGCCGCCGCGGCGCAGATGCCGCGCGTGTGGGCGCTCGGCCGCGATGCGCAACTCGATACGGCGTGCGCCGTGATGCGCTTGCTGGCCGCCGCGATGATCTCGGCGTCACCGTCGAACGAACCGCTGCACCGGCAACTCGCGACCGCGTGGCAGGTGCGCAACCGTCAGCAGGCCGGGTTGTTGAGGGCAGCTCTGGTGGCCTGCGCGGATCATGAGCTGAATGCGTCGACGTTTACGGTGCGCTGTATCACGTCGACGGGAACGCATTTATTCGGTGCGGTGGCGGGCGGACTCGCCGCGTTGTCCGGGCCGCGACATGGCGGCGAAACCGTGCGGATCGCCGCGTTGCTCGAAGAAGCGTCGCGCGCGCCCGATCTCGACCGTTATCTCGCGAACCGTTTCGCGCGCCTCGAACACGGCGCGCATGGGCCGACGCTGTCGGGCTTCGGGCATCCGCTGTATCCGGATGGCGATCCGCGCGCACGCGTCCTGCTGAGCATGCTCGCCGATTGCGCGCCGGCCCGCTCGCCGCTTGGCGACGTGCTCGCGCTGGCGCGCACGGTGCACGACACGACCGGCGCGCAACCGAACGTGGACTATGCGCTGGTCGCGATCGAACGCGTGCTCGGCCTGCCGGCCGGTGCGGCGTTCACGTTATTTGCGGTGGGCCGGGTGATCGGCTGGATCGCGCACGCCATGGAACAGGCGCGCGACGGCCGCTTGATCCGGCCACGCGCGCGCTACGTTGGAGACTATTAG
- a CDS encoding DUF2917 domain-containing protein produces MREVRIFELEQGEPVAAWRVARPSIFKVISGEIWLTVEGETMDHWLATGESVELPRHAVAWISAGQAGARFAVASGSEQVVAKLIPGLSMFAWLPRWLSAA; encoded by the coding sequence ATGCGTGAAGTCCGGATTTTTGAATTGGAACAGGGCGAACCCGTGGCGGCCTGGCGTGTCGCGCGGCCGTCGATCTTCAAGGTGATCTCGGGCGAGATCTGGCTGACCGTCGAAGGCGAAACCATGGATCATTGGCTCGCCACCGGCGAATCGGTCGAGTTGCCGCGGCATGCGGTGGCGTGGATCAGCGCCGGTCAGGCCGGGGCACGTTTCGCGGTGGCGAGCGGCTCGGAACAGGTGGTGGCCAAGCTGATTCCGGGCTTGTCGATGTTCGCCTGGCTGCCGCGCTGGTTGAGCGCGGCTTGA
- a CDS encoding PLP-dependent aminotransferase family protein — protein MKLDIQIDRDNGVPLTEQIVTGVTGWIRARTAHPGSKLPSIRQFAADYGVSRFPVIEAYDRLVSLGYVDSRHGSGFYVADRQPMGTTCQGTSDPRRAEEDTDHLLQQFNHPGETLKLGSGFIPEAWRDTDSIAQAIRHVSRTDPASMVDYATPFGNMALREHLQARIGQLGIQADTSQIVITNGASQAFDLLMRYMLKAGDTIFVEDPGYYNLYGLLKLHGVKLIGIPRTRNGPDLDVMQAQLKLHRPKLLFINTVFHNPTGTTVAPPVAFRLLQLAREHGFSIIEDDIYADLQTDITDRLATLDQLEHVIYVGGLSKTLSSSLRIGCVVASPAIIKDLVDIKMLTSIGGSRFAEAVAATLLERGAYRKYLERLRRRMREALGSTIQTLESAGWELFDKPVGGKFVWARVPHVGNAQRLVECGATMGVTVAPGHYFRPGMEVSPWTRIHIAFGNDPLAQAFFRAAAALPASE, from the coding sequence ATGAAACTCGACATTCAGATCGATCGGGACAACGGCGTGCCGCTGACCGAGCAGATCGTCACCGGCGTTACCGGCTGGATCCGGGCGCGCACCGCGCATCCCGGTTCAAAGCTGCCGTCTATCCGCCAGTTTGCCGCCGACTACGGCGTGAGCCGCTTTCCCGTGATCGAGGCGTATGACCGGCTGGTGTCGCTCGGCTATGTCGACTCGCGCCACGGCTCGGGCTTCTATGTCGCCGACCGGCAACCGATGGGCACGACTTGCCAGGGCACCTCGGATCCGCGCCGCGCCGAAGAGGACACGGACCACCTGCTGCAGCAGTTCAACCACCCCGGCGAAACGCTCAAGCTCGGCAGCGGTTTCATTCCGGAAGCGTGGCGCGACACGGACAGCATCGCGCAGGCAATCCGCCACGTCTCGCGCACCGACCCCGCGAGCATGGTCGACTACGCCACCCCGTTCGGCAACATGGCCTTACGCGAGCATCTGCAGGCGCGCATCGGCCAGTTGGGGATTCAGGCGGACACCTCGCAGATCGTGATCACCAACGGCGCGAGCCAGGCGTTCGATCTGCTGATGCGCTACATGCTCAAGGCCGGCGACACGATCTTTGTCGAAGACCCGGGTTACTACAATCTGTACGGTCTGCTGAAGCTGCACGGCGTGAAACTGATCGGCATTCCGCGTACCCGCAACGGGCCCGACCTCGACGTCATGCAGGCGCAGTTGAAATTGCACCGGCCCAAGCTGCTGTTCATCAACACCGTGTTCCACAACCCGACCGGCACCACGGTCGCGCCGCCGGTCGCCTTCCGGCTGCTGCAACTGGCGCGCGAACACGGCTTCTCGATTATCGAAGACGATATCTACGCCGATCTGCAGACCGATATCACCGACCGTCTCGCCACGCTCGATCAACTCGAACATGTGATCTACGTGGGCGGTTTGTCGAAGACGCTGTCGTCGTCGTTACGGATCGGCTGCGTGGTGGCGAGCCCGGCGATCATCAAGGATCTGGTCGACATCAAGATGCTGACGAGCATTGGCGGCTCGCGCTTTGCCGAAGCGGTCGCGGCCACGCTGCTGGAGCGCGGCGCGTACCGCAAGTACCTGGAGCGGCTGCGCCGCCGCATGCGCGAGGCGCTCGGCTCGACGATCCAGACGCTCGAAAGCGCCGGCTGGGAGCTGTTCGATAAGCCCGTGGGCGGCAAGTTCGTCTGGGCTCGCGTGCCGCATGTCGGCAATGCGCAGCGGCTGGTGGAGTGCGGCGCGACGATGGGCGTGACGGTTGCGCCGGGCCACTATTTCCGGCCAGGTATGGAAGTGAGTCCGTGGACGCGGATCCATATCGCGTTCGGCAACGACCCGTTGGCGCAGGCGTTTTTTCGCGCGGCGGCGGCGTTGCCGGCGTCGGAGTGA
- the mdtD gene encoding multidrug transporter subunit MdtD — translation MTTPPTLPATASDAAPSSPSPSPRSLTVMLWLVATGFFMQTLDSTIVNTALPAMATSLGELPLRMQSVVIAYSLTMAVMIPVSGWLADKLGTRRVFFSAILVFAIGSLLCANAHTLNQLVIFRIVQGVGGAMLLPVGRLAVLRTFPAERYLAALSFVAIPGLIGPLIGPTLGGWLVKIASWHWIFLINVPVGIVGCITTFIFMPDSRNEHVGKFDMKGYLLLVVGMVAISFALDGRTEFGIQHATVLVLLILSLAAFVAYGLHAVREPAPIFSLDLFKIHTFSVGLLGNLFARIGSGAMPYLIPLLLQVSLGYSAFEAGMMMLPVAAAGMASKRLVTKLIVKYSYRSVLIVNTVLVGLTMASFALTSANQPLWLRLVQLAFFGGVNSMQFTAMNTLTLKDLGTGGASSGNSLFSLVQMLSMSLGVTIAGALLATFTGLLPRVTAANSLPAFHATFLCVGIITAGSSWIFAQLAPDIRTPAKKTDPSERT, via the coding sequence ATGACCACGCCGCCGACCCTGCCCGCCACCGCCTCCGACGCTGCACCGTCGTCGCCTTCGCCCTCGCCCCGCTCGCTGACCGTGATGCTGTGGCTGGTCGCCACCGGCTTCTTCATGCAGACGCTGGACTCGACCATCGTCAACACCGCGCTGCCCGCCATGGCGACGAGCCTCGGCGAATTGCCGCTGCGCATGCAGTCGGTCGTAATCGCCTATTCGCTGACGATGGCGGTCATGATCCCGGTCTCAGGCTGGCTCGCGGATAAGCTCGGCACGCGGCGCGTGTTCTTCAGCGCGATCCTGGTGTTCGCGATCGGCTCGCTGCTGTGCGCGAACGCGCATACGCTGAACCAACTCGTGATCTTCCGTATCGTGCAAGGCGTGGGCGGCGCGATGCTGCTGCCGGTCGGACGGCTCGCGGTGCTGCGCACCTTTCCGGCGGAACGGTATCTAGCGGCGTTGTCGTTCGTGGCGATTCCCGGTTTGATCGGACCGCTGATCGGCCCGACGCTCGGCGGCTGGCTCGTGAAGATCGCCTCGTGGCACTGGATCTTTCTGATCAACGTGCCGGTGGGGATTGTCGGTTGCATCACCACGTTTATCTTCATGCCGGACAGCCGCAACGAACACGTCGGCAAATTCGACATGAAAGGCTACCTGCTGCTGGTGGTGGGCATGGTCGCCATCTCGTTCGCGCTCGACGGCCGCACCGAGTTCGGCATTCAGCACGCCACGGTGCTGGTGCTGCTGATCCTGAGCCTCGCCGCGTTCGTTGCGTACGGCCTGCATGCCGTGCGCGAACCGGCGCCGATCTTCTCGCTCGACCTCTTCAAGATTCACACGTTCAGCGTCGGCCTGCTCGGCAATCTGTTCGCACGGATCGGCAGCGGCGCGATGCCCTATCTGATTCCGCTGCTGCTGCAGGTGAGTCTCGGCTATAGCGCCTTCGAAGCCGGCATGATGATGCTGCCGGTGGCGGCTGCGGGCATGGCGTCCAAACGGCTCGTGACAAAGCTGATCGTGAAATACAGCTATCGCAGCGTACTGATCGTCAACACGGTGCTGGTCGGCCTGACCATGGCGAGCTTTGCGCTCACCAGCGCGAATCAGCCGCTATGGCTGCGGCTCGTGCAACTGGCGTTCTTCGGCGGCGTCAACTCGATGCAGTTCACCGCGATGAACACCTTGACGCTCAAAGACCTGGGCACCGGCGGCGCGAGCAGCGGCAACAGTTTGTTTTCGCTGGTCCAGATGCTGTCGATGAGCCTCGGCGTGACGATTGCCGGCGCCCTGCTCGCGACCTTCACCGGCTTGTTGCCGCGCGTGACGGCGGCCAATTCGCTGCCCGCGTTTCACGCGACCTTCCTGTGCGTGGGGATCATCACGGCGGGCTCGTCGTGGATCTTCGCGCAACTGGCGCCGGACATTCGCACGCCGGCGAAAAAGACGGATCCTTCGGAGCGGACCTGA
- a CDS encoding EAL domain-containing protein — protein MSMIELDPPGFQPPRPMAGDEGSRRTVLYGGYTVFSVFQPVFSVSHRRAIGYHASLRAHDEHAKQVPSHEVFTQAARRGDLLELGRLAESLHLGNFNAFDSHDEWLFLSLHPAALMDTSYGDALLAGLKALGLPPQRVVLEVSEQAGGETTRFAEIIDSLRKSGFLIALDGFGAKHSNIDRVWNLRPDIVTLDRCILAQASEHSHIERVLPGLVSLLHESGQLVLMGGLSTERDALIALECNVDFVQGAFFAGASVEPVKPQAAAGLMDSLSAALRERVAARERAQSARLAPYVTALETAAAQLVAGESVAQATAPLLTLGETARCFVLDGSGRQIGDNVLPPGRASQRAKRFRPLLHSEGASWERRPYFIQAMRAPGRVHLTPPYLSINEAHLCVTASIAAHTPNGTQVLCVDINWEVAAHRN, from the coding sequence ATGAGCATGATCGAACTCGATCCTCCCGGCTTCCAGCCCCCTCGCCCGATGGCCGGCGACGAAGGCTCCCGGCGCACCGTTCTGTACGGCGGCTACACCGTCTTCAGCGTGTTTCAGCCCGTTTTCTCGGTGTCGCACCGGCGCGCTATCGGCTACCACGCTTCGCTGCGCGCGCACGACGAGCACGCGAAGCAAGTGCCCTCGCACGAAGTCTTTACGCAGGCCGCGCGACGCGGCGACCTGCTGGAACTCGGGCGGCTCGCCGAATCGCTACATCTGGGCAACTTCAACGCGTTCGACAGTCACGACGAATGGCTCTTTCTGAGCCTGCACCCGGCTGCGCTGATGGACACCAGTTACGGCGACGCACTGCTCGCCGGCCTCAAGGCGCTCGGGCTGCCGCCACAACGCGTCGTACTGGAAGTCTCGGAGCAGGCGGGCGGCGAAACCACGCGCTTTGCCGAAATCATCGACTCGCTGCGCAAATCCGGCTTCCTGATCGCGCTCGACGGCTTCGGCGCCAAGCACTCGAACATTGACCGCGTGTGGAATCTGCGGCCGGACATCGTCACGCTCGACCGCTGCATTCTCGCGCAAGCCAGCGAACACTCGCACATCGAGCGGGTGTTGCCGGGCCTCGTCTCGCTGCTGCATGAATCCGGGCAACTGGTGCTGATGGGCGGACTCAGCACCGAGCGCGACGCGCTGATCGCGCTCGAATGCAACGTGGACTTCGTGCAGGGCGCGTTCTTCGCGGGCGCGAGCGTCGAACCGGTCAAGCCGCAGGCCGCGGCCGGCCTGATGGACTCGCTCTCCGCCGCGCTGCGCGAACGCGTTGCCGCACGCGAACGCGCCCAGTCGGCCCGCCTCGCCCCTTATGTCACGGCGCTGGAAACCGCCGCCGCGCAACTGGTTGCCGGCGAGTCGGTTGCGCAGGCCACCGCACCGCTGCTCACGCTCGGCGAGACGGCGCGCTGCTTCGTATTGGATGGCTCAGGCCGGCAGATTGGCGACAACGTGCTGCCGCCGGGTCGCGCCTCGCAACGCGCGAAGCGATTCCGGCCGCTGCTGCATTCGGAAGGCGCAAGCTGGGAACGCCGGCCTTACTTCATCCAGGCAATGCGCGCGCCTGGCCGCGTGCATCTGACGCCGCCTTACCTGTCGATCAATGAAGCCCACCTCTGCGTGACCGCCTCGATCGCCGCGCATACGCCGAACGGCACGCAGGTGCTATGCGTAGACATCAACTGGGAAGTCGCGGCGCACCGCAACTGA
- a CDS encoding sigma-70 family RNA polymerase sigma factor: MTEQVIDKASSFQAARARLFALAYRMLGSRAEAEDVVQDVWLKWHLAATQEVQTPAAWLTTLTTRTAIDRLRHVQRERASQAAGWLPEPWLDDVAPSAEELALRAAEMSYGVMLLLERLKPDERAAFVLHEAFDCDYAEIAKILERTPGACRQIVHRAKERLRRAGAPLERPDPAAHARIVERLRCALEAQDRAGLLRLFSEAPEVVSDVALSAFEPAQASALAQAQVLVSASAQTSALESAQAQAQAQASAFASAPQALSTPTSTPVFATHEPAVAGWIEKVTSLARQARHAEIVSVGGATCIALICEGEVVGVIDVSTGGLPSDSPKIVALRAVTSAARLQSANRNRALGRAAIIQLLARIQREAVVSVAVRRDFPVDVYA; encoded by the coding sequence ATGACGGAACAAGTAATCGACAAGGCATCCAGCTTCCAGGCCGCCCGCGCCCGCCTGTTCGCGCTGGCGTACCGAATGCTCGGCAGCCGTGCGGAAGCGGAAGACGTGGTCCAGGACGTCTGGCTCAAATGGCATCTCGCCGCCACGCAAGAGGTGCAGACGCCGGCGGCCTGGCTCACCACGCTCACCACACGCACGGCGATCGATCGGCTGCGGCACGTGCAGCGCGAGCGGGCGTCGCAAGCGGCAGGCTGGTTGCCGGAGCCCTGGCTCGATGACGTGGCGCCGTCGGCGGAGGAACTGGCCTTGCGCGCCGCGGAAATGTCCTATGGCGTGATGCTGCTGCTCGAACGGCTGAAACCCGACGAACGCGCGGCCTTCGTGCTGCACGAGGCTTTCGACTGCGATTACGCGGAGATCGCGAAGATTCTTGAGCGCACGCCGGGCGCCTGCCGGCAAATCGTCCATCGGGCGAAGGAGCGTCTGCGGCGTGCCGGCGCGCCGTTGGAGCGACCCGACCCGGCCGCACACGCACGGATCGTCGAGCGGCTGCGTTGCGCGCTGGAGGCGCAAGATCGCGCCGGCCTGCTGCGGCTGTTCAGTGAAGCGCCGGAAGTGGTCAGCGACGTGGCACTGAGTGCATTTGAACCGGCACAGGCGTCTGCATTGGCACAGGCACAGGTATTGGTATCAGCGTCGGCACAGACGTCGGCGTTGGAATCAGCGCAGGCGCAGGCGCAAGCACAGGCATCCGCGTTCGCCTCCGCACCCCAAGCCCTGTCCACACCTACCTCAACCCCCGTGTTCGCAACACACGAACCGGCGGTGGCGGGTTGGATCGAGAAAGTCACGTCGCTGGCGCGGCAAGCACGCCATGCGGAGATCGTGTCGGTGGGCGGTGCCACCTGCATTGCGCTGATCTGCGAAGGCGAGGTCGTCGGCGTGATCGACGTATCCACGGGCGGTCTGCCGAGCGATTCGCCGAAGATCGTCGCATTGCGCGCGGTGACCAGCGCCGCGCGTTTGCAATCGGCCAACCGCAACCGTGCGCTGGGACGCGCGGCGATCATCCAGCTGCTCGCGCGAATCCAGCGGGAGGCGGTGGTGTCAGTTGCGGTGCGCCGCGACTTCCCAGTTGATGTCTACGCATAG
- the clpP gene encoding ATP-dependent Clp endopeptidase proteolytic subunit ClpP, with translation MQSSYPSITGLGLVPTVIEQSGRGERAYDIYSRLLRERIVFLVGPVNEQSASLIVAQLLFLESENPDKDISFYINSPGGSVYDGMAIYDTMQFIKPEVSTLCTGFAASMGTFLLTAGQRGKRYALPNARIMIHQPSGGSQGTAADVEIQAREVLYQRGRLNAMMAGCTGRSVEEIERDTDRDNFMSAHDAKAYGLVDEVLETRAALGSPTRHQEM, from the coding sequence ATGCAATCCAGCTACCCTTCCATCACCGGTCTCGGCCTCGTGCCTACCGTCATCGAACAGTCCGGTCGCGGCGAGCGCGCTTACGACATCTATTCCCGTCTGCTGCGCGAGCGGATTGTGTTTCTGGTCGGGCCGGTGAACGAACAGTCGGCCAGCCTGATCGTCGCGCAGTTGCTGTTTCTGGAATCCGAGAATCCCGACAAGGATATTTCTTTTTACATCAATTCGCCGGGCGGATCGGTGTACGACGGCATGGCGATTTACGACACCATGCAATTCATCAAGCCGGAGGTCTCCACGTTGTGCACGGGCTTTGCCGCGAGCATGGGCACCTTTCTGCTGACCGCGGGGCAACGTGGCAAGCGCTATGCGTTGCCGAACGCGCGCATCATGATTCACCAGCCGTCCGGCGGCAGCCAGGGCACAGCGGCGGACGTCGAAATTCAGGCCAGAGAGGTGCTCTATCAGCGCGGTCGGCTGAATGCCATGATGGCCGGATGCACCGGGCGCAGCGTGGAGGAAATCGAGCGCGACACCGACCGTGACAACTTCATGTCGGCGCATGACGCGAAGGCCTATGGGCTCGTCGATGAAGTGCTGGAAACGCGTGCGGCGCTCGGTAGTCCGACCCGCCATCAGGAGATGTAG